A window of Hippoglossus stenolepis isolate QCI-W04-F060 chromosome 18, HSTE1.2, whole genome shotgun sequence contains these coding sequences:
- the LOC118126057 gene encoding KN motif and ankyrin repeat domain-containing protein 1-like — translation MDQGRYILRTVSGQSTEECVPNYFGIDYIHQSDVGNLKFVDSFQNCTIIKRLSLKRRPRAAVNNAEKTQSGVSSSQGYSEESFTSSSTDNTRQLGLSATTRGRPPLPPPHGSSLDNKLTRNEGLEKSQILTESKPQPTVRSLKRPIMETHKHLEQEVTSQPPPQPPPQPQPRRRLASFGGVSSPGSLSPFTGLVAYNQNNSGNKSTGTGSDVNVHLSSSLGTRGSTGSLKFSPQSSGRTTPVPSPGSMHLQLVRDQMVVALQRLKELEEQVKIIPILQVKISVLQEEKRQLVSQLKNQSDNEDMNDGIWRRADSMERSDIENKVHTEEGHTVQSDPTNLSEFRKLTKEMQALERSLKGGNVQARLGQGHTSAHEKTDLVGIDEDVTLPKPLKENKCVYTNQVETRSIATEVSEVNLGIYSVREAELDAQQLLIGALKERISYLEAELKESALQTEMSRLKLELQAAGARSRADKACLAKPSTVSTGIEARPHTTSQGVGNHTEVRDTSTGEATEVKSVGVSCCGPELRNVCTGPDVPMSHWEVRERVETKEKGVGIQVLTNTQGVLTEIKMCDAETNTEKPMEIVGLKEGKTQYRSVASGDCSVDVIICEPKELVSEGMATDPIRRAELGIMASPLTASQRTNTVSSSVSRFTNTRHTFSTDSSTNTLLSTQDKHTNTTPTLTRAVSVGNRVTDIKCTPETRTIGVGTANLVGNALKMTRDTGVGFTNINENFLVGLKTRNMASGPSHLPDPMKTRSIGVGEGRIRDFSASRSTPAQSFQQSAQSQWDPELNHYIEKMQKLLGEHGNLLTEDCSKQYSGRGNDSSRWSGNNKAAAQGETEVHHLDSQPPVSREYQSPSQLSVHSSKCEKTIPETCQQSGTESEVKRMIQLLEQQSSSALQDRSANPGVQRPVIKKQNGEPGCSSNRRSMKFMRVTTGLDPMSSYELPVSEKGNSEEGDKRGNKKLREPFQGATQARKGKGGSNKGVKASKSLTQQRCKLSEKIFSACQALKMHLSDATALPSRELHNCLQTLQQEWFSASSHKSAAPDAVADYLSAFRVISPAVLQYIANMVDGNGNTALHYSVSHSNFGIVKRLLDAEVCNVNQQNKAGYTPIMLAALAAVETAEDMRVVEQLFTKGDVNARASQAGQTALMLAVSHGRMGVVQALLAQGAEVNLQDDEGSTALMCASEHGHADIVKLLLAQADCDATLTDGDESTALSIALDAGHHDIAVLLYAHANFSRGQTGAAAHHSGKSLSSPGGRHHFE, via the exons ATGGATCAAGGCCGTTACATCTTGAGAACTGTGTCAG GTCAAAGCACTGAAGAGTGTGTTCCTAACTACTTTGGGATTGATTACATTCATCAGTCGGACGTGGGAAACCTCAAGTTTGTGGACAGTTTCCAAAACTGCACCATCATTAAGCGGCTAAGCCTTAAGAGGCGGCCCAGAGCGGCTGTCAATAATGCAGAAAAAACGCAGAGTGGCGTTTCATCCAGTCAGGGGTATTCTGAAGAATCCTTCACATCATCAAGCACAGATAATACAAGACAATTGGGTTTGTCTGCCACAACGAGAGGTCGaccaccacttcctcctccacatggTTCCTCCTTGGACAATAAGCTGACAAGGAATGAGGGACTAGAAAAGTCTCAAATACTTACTGAGTCAAAGCCTCAACCTACTGTAAGATCTCTAAAAAGACCTATTATGGAGACCCACAAGCACCTGGAGCAGGAGGTGACCAGCCAGCCTCCACCTCAGCCTCCACCTCAGCCCCAACCTCGGCGACGACTGGCCAGCTTTGGAGGGGTAAGCTCCCCTGGCTCACTCTCCCCCTTCACTGGCCTAGTGGCATATAATCAGAACAACAGTGGAAACAAGTCTACTGGCACAGGGAGTGATGTGAATGTTCACCTTAGCTCATCTCTTGGCACCAGAGGCAGCACAGGGAGCCTGAAATTTAGCCCACAGAGCTCTGGTAGAACAACTCCAGTTCCGAGTCCCGGCTCCATGCACCTGCAGCTTGTCCGTGACCAGATGGTGGTAGCTCTGCAGAGGCTGAAGGAATTGGAAGAGCAGGTGAAAATCATCCCTATCCTCCAGGTAAAAATATCAGTCCTTCAGGAGGAAAAGAGGCAACTCGTCTCTCAGCTCAAGAACCAGAGTGACAATGAGGACATGAACGATGGGATCTGGAGGAGAGCTGATAGCATGGAAAGGTCTGATATTGAGAACAAGGTGCATACAGAAGAGGGACACACAGTGCAGAGTGACCCAACCAACCTAAGTGAATTCAGGAAGCTGACTAAAGAGATGCAGGCACTGGAAAGAAGCCTCAAGGGTGGAAATGTGCAAGCTAGGCTAGGACAAGGCCATACCTCTGCTCATGAAAAGACAGACCTAGTTGGAATTGATGAAGACGTCACGTTGCCTaaacctttaaaagaaaacaaatgtgtgtacACAAATCAGGTAGAGACCAGATCCATTGCAACAGAGGTGTCTGAAGTTAATCTTGGAATTTACAGTGTAAGGGAAGCAGAGCTTGATGCCCAACAACTATTAATTGGTGCCCTGAAGGAGAGAATTTCTTACTTGGAAGCAGAGTTGAAAGAATCAGCCCTCCAGACAGAGATGAGTCGGCTGAAACTGGAGCTTCAGGCGGCAGGAGCTAGGAGCAGAGCTGACAAAGCATGTCTTGCAAAGCCATCCACTGTGAGCACAGGCATCGAAGCGAGGCCTCACACCACAAGCCAGGGAGTGGGTAATCACACAGAGGTACGGGACACCAGCACGGGGGAGGCAACAGAGGTAAAGAGTGTGGGGGTATCATGTTGTGGACCGGAGCTGAGGAATGTTTGCACAGGACCAGATGTACCCATGAGCCACTGGGAGGTCAGAGAGCGAGTTGAGACCAAAGAAAAGGGCGTAGGGATTCAGgttttaacaaacacacagggagttTTGACGGAGATTAAGATGTGTGATGCAGAAACCAACACAGAGAAACCAATGGAGATTGTGGGGTTAAAGGAAGGAAAGACTCAGTATCGTTCAGTGGCTAGTGGGGACTGTTCTGTTGATGTGATCATCTGTGAACCAAAGGAACTGGTTTCTGAAGGTATGGCCACAGATCCAATCAGAAGAGCTGAACTGGGAATCATGGCATCACCGCTGACAGCTTCACAGCGTACCAACACTGTATCCAGCTCAGTGTCTCGCTTTACCAACACCAGACATACCTTCAGCACAGACTCCAGCACTAATACTCTCCTCAGTACCCAAGACAAGCACACCAACACCACTCCGACTCTTACAAGGGCTGTGTCTGTAGGGAACCGGGTCACAGACATCAAGTGCACCCCAGAGACCCGTACCATTGGTGTCGGAACTGCAAATCTGGTAGGAAATGCTCTCAAAATGACCAGAGACACTGGTGTTGGGTTCACAAACATTAATGAGAATTTCCTGGTAGGACTGAAAACCCGAAATATGGCCTCTGGACCATCTCATCTGCCTGACCCTATGAAGACAAGAAGTATCGGTGTAGGAGAGGGGAGGATACGGGATTTTTCAGCTTCACGCAGTACACCTGCCCAGAGTTTCCAGCAATCTGCGCAGTCCCAGTGGGACCCTGAGCTTAACCACTACATAGAAAAGATGCAGAAGCTCCTCGGGGAGCATGGGAACCTGCTCACAGAGGACTGTTCAAAGCAGTACAGTGGTCGAGGAAATGACAGCTCCAGGTGGTCCGGGAACAACAAAGCTGCAGCACAAGGAGAAACAGAAGTCCATCATTTAGATTCTCAGCCACCAG TCAGCAGAGAGTACCAGTCTCCATCTCAACTTTCAGTCCACTCttctaaatgtgaaaaaacCATCCCAGAAACCTGCCAACAGAGCGGTACTGAGTCTGAGGTGAAAAGAATGATACAGCTGTTGGAGCAACAGTCATCCTCGGCCCTGCAAG ACAGGTCAGCTAACCCTGGCGTGCAGCGGCCTGTGATAAAGAAACAGAATGGAGAACCAGGCTGTAGCAGTAACAGGAGGAGCATGAAGTTCATGAGGGTGACAACAGG ATTGGACCCCATGTCGTCTTACGAGCTCCCGGTCAGTGAGAAGGGAAACTCCGAGGAAGGGgacaagagaggaaacaaaaagttAAGGGAACCCTTTCAAGGTGCAACCCAAGCAAGAAAGGGCAAAGGAGGCTCCAACAAGGGGGTGAAAGCGTCAAAGTCGCTCACACAACAGAG gtgCAAGTTAAGTGAAAAGATTTTTTCTGCTTGTCAAGCCTTAAAGATGCACCTGAGTGATGCCACAGCTTTACCCAGCAGGGAATTG CATAACTGCCTACAAACGCTCCAGCAGGAGTGGTTCTCTGCGTCCAGCCACAAGTCGGCTGCTCCCGATGCTGTGGCAGACTACTTGTCAGCGTTCCGGGTCATTTCGCCTGCGGTATTGCAGTACATTGCTAATATGGTCGACGGCAATGGAAACACAGCTCTGCACTACAGCGTGTCTCACTCCAACTTTGGCATTGTCAAGAGACTGCTGGATGCAG AGGTGTGCAACGTGAATCAGCAGAACAAAGCCGGCTACACGCCCATCATGCTGGCGGCGCTCGCAGCTGTGGAGACTGCGGAGGACATGAGGGTTGTGGAGCAGCTCTTCACAAAGGGAGACGTCAACGCCAGGGCCAGCCAG GCCGGTCAGACAGCTCTCATGCTGGCTGTGAGCCACGGCAGAATGGGCGTGGTGCAGGCCCTCCTGGCACAGGGGGCGGAGGTCAATCTCCAGGATGACGAGGGCTCCACCGCGCTGATGTGTGCGAGCGAGCATGGCCACGCTGACATCGTGAAACTCCTGCTGGCCCAGGCAGACTGCGACGCCACCCTGACCGACGGT gatGAAAGCACAGCCCTGTCCATCGCACTGGACGCCGGACACCATGACATTGCAGTGCTGCTTTATGCTCATGCCAACTTCTCCAGAGGACAGACGGGG GCCGCCGCTCATCACAGTGGAaagtctctctcctcccctggtGGCAGACATCATTTTGAATAA